Proteins from a single region of Oikeobacillus pervagus:
- a CDS encoding spore coat protein has product MTQMSTETMNHSQSIPSKYNHGGHELFDVHELLSCTINLLDQYMMLRQNVSCQELKGMIDRHYRFVSDCYNITVEALSTGQKPSHPTQTYMMQQENEVVFGMQSSQPKKPCQSISEINSEKISSQMLGLMKSAATTYAKVATEVTNPILRRMIADSVPNYIEMAYEIFLYQNKNQYYQVPQFDQQTTQQMVSGFAPSQGQVKFSTNPSGTH; this is encoded by the coding sequence ATGACACAAATGAGTACAGAAACGATGAATCATTCACAATCCATTCCGTCTAAATACAATCATGGAGGGCATGAATTATTTGATGTTCATGAACTTCTATCTTGTACGATCAATTTATTGGATCAATATATGATGTTACGTCAAAATGTGAGCTGTCAAGAACTTAAGGGGATGATAGACCGTCATTATCGGTTTGTTTCTGATTGTTATAATATAACCGTTGAGGCCTTGTCTACGGGGCAAAAACCGTCACATCCTACACAAACTTATATGATGCAACAAGAAAATGAGGTTGTTTTTGGAATGCAATCTTCACAACCGAAGAAACCTTGTCAATCCATTTCAGAAATCAATAGTGAAAAAATTTCTAGTCAAATGTTGGGTCTAATGAAATCAGCTGCCACAACTTATGCTAAAGTGGCTACTGAAGTGACGAATCCAATTCTTCGTAGAATGATTGCAGATAGTGTTCCAAACTACATCGAAATGGCCTATGAAATTTTTCTTTATCAAAATAAAAATCAATATTATCAAGTGCCACAGTTTGATCAGCAAACTACGCAACAAATGGTTTCTGGATTTGCCCCTAGTCAAGGACAAGTGAAATTTTCAACAAATCCTTCGGGAACCCATTAA
- a CDS encoding KamA family radical SAM protein, producing the protein MTRLKYVTNLDKITQIPEESRMKLKSITEKYVFRVNDYYLKLIDWDDPNDPIRRLVIPNEGELNEYGRWDASDEETNYVVPGCQHKYKTTALLLVSEVCGAYCRYCFRKRLFRNDIKEAMSDVQPGLDYIRSHPEINNVLLTGGDPLILATKKLRGIIESLREIPHVKIIRIGSKLPVFNPMRIYEDEELLQVIRENSSPEKRIYIMAHINHPREMTDQARKAIQALQNAGAMVVNQTPIIKGINDDPVVLGKLLDELSFAGVHPYYFFVNRPVAGNHDFVLPLKDVYKIVEQAKMRTSGLGKRVRLSMSHTSGKIEILAIENGRAYLKYHQSREGNYGQFMVLECPDHASWFDDLPGNERYWKKPVKKMVETMKEKKQPVFN; encoded by the coding sequence ATGACAAGACTTAAATATGTAACTAATCTTGATAAGATTACACAAATCCCTGAAGAAAGCCGGATGAAATTGAAATCCATTACGGAAAAGTATGTGTTCCGTGTAAATGATTATTATTTAAAATTGATTGACTGGGATGATCCTAATGATCCCATACGTAGATTAGTGATCCCAAATGAAGGAGAATTGAATGAATATGGTCGATGGGATGCTTCTGATGAAGAGACGAATTATGTCGTTCCAGGATGTCAACATAAATACAAAACGACTGCACTTCTACTTGTGTCTGAAGTCTGTGGGGCCTACTGTCGATATTGCTTTAGAAAACGATTGTTCCGAAATGATATAAAAGAGGCCATGTCAGATGTTCAACCAGGTTTGGATTATATTCGCAGTCATCCAGAAATCAACAACGTCCTCCTTACAGGCGGTGACCCGCTCATTTTAGCAACGAAAAAACTCCGCGGGATTATCGAAAGTTTGCGTGAAATACCCCATGTTAAAATCATTCGGATCGGTTCGAAATTACCTGTGTTTAACCCGATGAGAATATATGAAGATGAAGAATTACTACAAGTAATCCGTGAGAACTCCTCCCCTGAAAAAAGAATTTACATCATGGCACATATTAATCACCCTAGAGAAATGACTGATCAAGCTAGAAAGGCCATTCAAGCGCTTCAAAATGCAGGGGCAATGGTAGTCAATCAAACCCCTATTATTAAAGGAATTAATGATGATCCAGTTGTATTAGGGAAATTACTTGATGAATTATCCTTTGCTGGGGTCCATCCTTATTATTTCTTTGTAAACCGTCCTGTTGCGGGAAATCATGATTTTGTTTTGCCACTAAAAGACGTGTATAAAATTGTAGAACAGGCAAAAATGAGAACATCTGGCCTTGGAAAACGCGTTCGGTTGTCCATGAGTCATACATCAGGAAAAATTGAAATATTAGCTATTGAAAATGGAAGGGCTTACTTAAAATATCACCAATCAAGAGAAGGAAACTATGGTCAATTTATGGTATTGGAATGTCCAGATCATGCTTCGTGGTTTGATGACTTACCTGGAAATGAAAGGTATTGGAAAAAGCCTGTTAAAAAGATGGTTGAAACGATGAAGGAGAAGAAGCAACCTGTATTCAATTAA